The Peptacetobacter hiranonis DNA window GAAGGTTATTCTATGTCCCTTAGACTTTAACTCCTCTACAATTTGATTTTTTACCTCATTTTTATTATTAAAATCTATCTTTCCATTGTTTTTAAGCAATTTATTCACTCCCTTTATTAATAATTTATGTTTATTGAAATTTAATCGTTGTATATATTGATATTCGTTATCATATATAAATTATAATCATTTTTCTCATATTAGTCAATACTAGCTTAAAAATATTTTAAATAGTTAGATAAATATTTCTTTTGATAGAAATTTTTTCATAAAAAAAGGAGATGATTTAATATTATTCATCTCCTAATTATTTCTAATTTAATTTAAATTCTATTGTTGTTGGATTGTGATCAGAATACTTAAATTGTAAGTCACTTCCATTTTTAGCGACAACATTTATATTATCAGATACAATAAATCCATCTATAATTGCAGTGAAGTTTACATCTTTATCATAAGGAATTCCAGCAGTTCTGTTAGTTGGTACATTTTCATCTACCTCAAATCTATATCCCTTTGGACTGAAGTTTTCTGGAATATAATCATACCAATCAGGTCTTTCCTCAGTTTTTGCAAATTTATTTATGTCAGTGGTTGGAATAACGTGGTTCCAATCCCCACCAGCTATTACATAATTCCCTTTTTTGTACTCATCTTCAAGTATTTCTTCTAACATATTAAGCTGCTTCTGTCTAAATTCTCCACCTTTATCATATGCTGACATATGTAGATTTATAAGGACAAGCTCTTTATTATTAGTTGTTTTTACTCTATTTACTATCATGCATCTATCTAATCCAAATAATCTAGCAAGCCAACTCTGGTCTGTAGGAAGGGATATTCTCTCAGCAGTTTCAAATTTATACTTGCTGTATGTACCCTGTCCTGCAGATACTTTACCATGCATATCGTTAAATGGATATATAATATATGGTACTTTATAATTAAATGCAAAACAATTTGTATATTCATCATCTAAACCATGAGCAACAAGTACTCTCTGATCTGTTTTTCTACTTCTAGAACTATCTATATCTATTTCCTGAACAAAAGCAAAATCAGGGTCTATTTTGTTTAATTCATTTACTGAACCTTTGATATTTTTCATTACAGTTTCTCTATCTTTAGCCTTAGATTCTGTTCCACCGTCCATGAAAAAGTCAAAATCTTGGCTATATGCTCCAAAGCCAATATTATATGTTGTTATAGAGTGTGTCTTAGCTAGGTCAACTTTTTCTTTGCCAGCATCATGTGCTATCATTAGATTTTCTTTGTATAGTGGCTGATAGTCACATACAGTAAGCCAACCTAAATATGCACATAAAATTATAACTACTGTACCAAGTACAGCAGCTATGACCTTAGCTATTTTTTTTAAGCTTTTTCTCAATTTTTACCTCTATTTTATCCTATTCATTTATTAAATCTATAGCAAAATTAAGAGTAGCATGTCCATCACAAGCACCAAATTTTACCATATCTAACATTTCTACTTTTGTTTCGCCTGGAGCAAAGGCTTTTATACGTTCAAATTCTCCCATAAGCTGTGGGCTTAAAAGAAGTAAATCTATATTATTACTTGAAAGAACTTCCTCTATTTTATTTCTATGAATAGCTTGTATATCGCAAGCTATATTTCTGCTTTCTGCTTCTTTTTTCATTCTGTCCACTAATATATCTGTAGACATTCCACCAGTACACGCAACCACTATCTTCATAAGTTTGTTTATATCCTTCCACTTTTATTTCATTTAGAAAAAATTTAACTTTATAACTCTAATAATAGTTTTAATTTATCTAGTATTTCTTATAGAAAAATACACGAACTATTATCAGATTTAATTGTCTTATAATATATATTATAAACCCAATAAACAATCTGTCAATATTATAATCGTTCGTGTAATTCTAAATAATAATTCTTATTTATTATAGATTGTTTCTAATCTATACCTTTTTTTAATTCATATACTTCATTATTAATAATATCTACACTCATACTACCAACTCTTATTCGCTCTCCCTTGTCATTTAAAAACATTTCCACCAAAGCGTTCGGATTTTCAATTATTTTTAGTTTCTTCGCTCTAGTCATTTTCTTTATATATGATTCAAGCTTCATTGCAGAACTTCTGCTGCTGCTTTCAAAATATGCTTCAAGCTTTTTAAATCCGTAGTTTTTAGTGTATTTGCAGTTAATTCCATCTGTATGTTCAAGCATTCTTCTTTTGATATCCGTAGTATATCCAGTGTATAATGTATCATTTTTACATCTTATTATATATGTATAGAAAATCTTCAATTATTTTATCTCCTAGTTTTCGTTATCTTTACCAACTGATATGAATATCTGTAAAGCTAAAAATGCCTTTACATCCATATTTGCTTTGCTTTTCAATATTTCAACAGCCTGCTGTCTGTCTACTAATAAAGTCTGAATTTCTTCTGTTGGTTCAAGATATTTATTAGATGGCTCACCTTTGCATGTGCAGTAAAGTAAAGAGAAAGATTCATCTGTCATGCCTGGAGATGGGTATAAACCGAATCCACTATCCATTTTATTTATTTCAACAAGGTCGAGTCCTGTTTCTTCTTTTAATTCTCTTTTTGCACAAACTTCTATGTCCTCACCTGGATCTATAAGTCCAGCTGGAAGTGAATATACATAATCGTCTAAAGGAACACGATATTCTCTTATTATAACAAGTTTGTCCTCTTCTATATGATATGGAACCATTACAACAGCGTCATCTCTGTCATTTCCATCGCCAAAATACATATCGTTAAGCTCTTCTTCTGATTTTCTTGTAGCTAACATCCAAGTTTTTTCAGATTTGTCTTTAGATTCGTATTTCATTTCATACATGCTTAAATATTTAGACTTCCGTATTGGAGTTAATTTTTTTACTTTTTTCTGTCTCATGTTAAATCCCCTTCTTATCTATAATTATTATTTTAAAAAAGAATTATTTTATATTAATTATATAATTTGATTATATCACAATTTCTAATATTAATTAAATATGATATGTATTTTATAAAATTATATATAAAAAAAAGAGATACCCTTTTGGATATCTCTAAAAAATTTCTTTATTAAAATTATCTTCTACCAAATCCTATAACAGCAGCACCTAATGCTCCTATTATCTGAGTGTCTTCAGCTAAGAATATTTCTTTTCCTATTATTTCAGATACCATTCTAACAAGCTCGCTACTTTTTGCAAGACCACCTGTGAATGCTACCTTGTCTACTATTTCTCCTCTTGATAACATAGAAGTAGATTTATTAGCTATTGATTTTAATATACCGGCAGCAACTTCTCCTGTTGGAACGTTCTGTGCTAATAAACTTACTATTTCTGACTCAGCAAAAACAGTACACATACTAGATATGTTTACTGGGTTGTTTCCTCTTGCAAGTTCATCTATTTTAGTTATATCGCTTCCTAATATATTAGAAGTTACTTCTAAGAATCTTCCTGTACCTGCAGCACATTTATCGTTCATTAGGAAGTTTACTACGTTTCCATCCGCATCAAGGTTTATAACTTTACTATCCTGTCCACCTATGTCAAGTATTGTTCTTACATCATTATTTATAAAGTGTATTCCTTTACTATGGCAAGTTATTTCAGTTACCTTTTTATCAGCAAAGTCCATAACTCCTCTACCATATCCAGTACCTACAACTTTTTTGATTTCTTCTTCTGGTATACCTTCTTTTAATTTTTCATAAACTTCATTAGCAGTAGTCATTGGGCTCCATCCTGTTGGAACTATTATTTTTTTAACTATTTTTTCTCCATCAAATAAAACCCCTTTTGTTGCTACTGATCCTGAATCAACGCCTATACTGTACATTAACTTTACTCCTCCCACTTTTTGTATATATATAATTTGTTTGATTATTATTTTACATTATTAGTCTACTTATCTATTTTATCATAGTTTTATCTAATAGTATAATAGAGATTTACTATAACATTATAAATTTAATATTTGAAATTGGCAGTTTTAATTTTCATACAAAAAAATTATTGATTTTTGATTATTTATATTTTTTTACTATAAATTCTAAATATGTTGAAATTCCAATATTTTTAAAATTTATCATATTTTCAGAACAGTTGTATAAATGAGAATAAAGTGTTATCCTAAAATTGTGTTTGAGAAAACGTATTTCAAATGACACAGAGAATAGATATTTTTACGGAGGGTAAAAAAATGGATATAAGAGAAAGATTATCTAAATTAAGAGAAATCATGGCATCAAAAAATATAGATGCTTACATGGTACCATCAGCTGACTTCCATCAGAGTGAATATGTTGGAGAATACTTCAAATCAAGAGAATTCATAAGTGGATTCAATGGTTCAGCTGGTACTGTTATAGTAACTAAAGATTTCGCAGGACTTTGGACTGACGGAAGATACTTCATACAGGCTGAAAAACAGTTAGAAGGAACTGGAATAGAATTAATGAAAATGGGTGTAGAAGGATTCCCTACTACAACTGAATTCTTAGTTGCTAACCTTCCAGAAGGATCGGTTCTAGGATTTGACGGTAGAGTTATATCTGCTAACGAAGGAAATGAACTTACTGCTGTTTTAGCTGAAAAAAATGTAAAAATAGAATATCAGTATGATTTAATAGATGAAATATGGGCAGAAAGACCAGCTTTATCTGATGCTAAAGCTTTTGCATTAGATGTTAAATTCACTGGTGAAAGTATAGCATCTAAATTAACTAGAATAAGAGAAAAAATGGCAGAAAAAGGTGCTTCTCACCACGTAATAACTACTCTTGATGATATCGCTTGGATATTCAACATGAGAGGTGGAGACGTAGCTCACAGTCCAGTTGTTTTAGCTTACACTGTTATAACTGCTGACAAAGTTTGCTTATTCTTAGACGAAACTAAATTACCAGAAGATTTAAAAGCTATATTCGCAGCTGAAAAAATAGAAATATTACCATACAACGATGTTTACGAATTCGTTAAAGGTATACCAACTGGAGAAAAAGTTCTTGTTGACGGAACTAAATTAAACTACGCTATATTCAACAATATAGTTGCTGAAAAAATAGTTGATTACAACCCATCTTTATTCTTCAAAGCTTGTAAAAATGAAACAGAACTTGCTTGCACAAGAAACGCTCATATAAAAGACGGTGTTGCTATAACTAAATTCATGTACTGGTTAAAAAATAACGTTGCTAAAGGTGGTATAACAGAACTTACTGCTCAGGCTAAAATAGAAGAATTAAGAGCTGAACAGAAAGACTTCTTTGATACTTCATTCGGAAGTATATCAGCTTACAAAGAACATGCTGCTATGATGCACTACTCTTCTACACCAGAAACTGATGTAGAATTAAAACCAGAACACTTATACTTACTAGATTCAGGTGGACAGTACTTAGATGGTACAACTGATATAACTAGAACATTTGTATTAGGTGAATTAAATGATGAATTAAAACTTCACTTCACTTCTGTTGTTAGAGGTATGATAAACTTATCATTAGCTAAATTCTTATACGGATGCCACGGATACAACCTTGACATACTTTGTAGAGGGGTTATGTGGAAAATGGGAATAGACTATCAGTGCGGTACTGGACATGGTATAGGTCATGTTCTTAACGTCCACGAAGCTCCAAATGGATTCAGATGGAGATTAGTTCCTGAAAGATTTGACTCTGCTGTTCTTGAAGAAGGTATGATAACTACTAATGAACCAGGTGTTTATATAGAAGGATCTCATGGTATAAGAATAGAAAACGAAATAGTTTGTAAAAAAGCTGAAAAGAACTTATACGGACAGTTTATGAACTTCGAAGTTATAACATTTGCTCCAATAGATTTAGATGGTATAGATCCAGAGCTTATGACTAAAGAAGAAAGAGATTATCTAAACTGGTACCATGGACAGGTATTCGAAAAAATAGGACCACACTTAACTGAAGAAGAAAGAGAATGGTTAAAAGGATACACTAGAGCTATATAATTAAATAAAAATATATTGGGATGTCGCAGTATGCTGTGGCATCCCTTCTTTATTTCTTACTTTAAATGTAAATAATATGGGGAAAAGACTAGTTAAATTTTGCTCCAGGCTTCAGCGCCTCGCTCTGATTATGTAACACATTTCAGAGTTGCGAGGCGCTTGCAGAATTGTCGCTTTAATTTAAACTAGTCTTTTCCTTTGCACATTATTAAAATGATTAAAGATAAGGATCTAAAGAAGGGATTGCCACAGTAATTATCTGCGACATTCAAAATATTTTTATTCAAATTATATAGTTCATAGTGTATTTAAAGATGATATGGTTGGAAAAGTTTGTTTAATTGTCTTAGTATTTATTATTTGTGTTGAATTAAGTTGATTTTAATTATATAATTAGTAATAGTGAGTGTTTATGCTTATGTTTTTAAAATTATATTGAAATATATTTTATTTTCAGAAAATACAATTTAATAAGGGGGTTTAGTATGAAAGAGAATTTTTCATGGAAGACTATTTTTAATATAGTAGCAATTCTTATAGGGAATGCTATTTACGCTTTAGCAGTTGTTCTGTTTATAGTGCCAAATAATCTTATTACAGGAGGAACTACAGGGCTTTCATTGTTATTATACAATCAGTTTGGTATACCAATGTCAGGATTTATTTTTGTTTTTAATGGAGTTATGTTCCTTATAGGTTTATTTGTTTTAGGTAAGAAGTTCGCACTTTCTACTTTAATTAGTACATTCTTCTACCCTACTGCATTTGCTTTCTTTGAAAAGACAATCGGTTATGGTGGTATGACAAGTGATAATCTACTTGCTGTTTTATGTGCTGGTATTATGATAGGTGTTGCTATAGGTATAGTTATTAAATGCGGTGCATCTACTGGTGGTATGGATATTCCTCCTCTAGTTATAAACAAAAAGGTCGGTATTCCAGTATCTGTTAGTATGTACTTCTTTGACTTTTTAATACTTCTTTCTCAGATGTTATTTACAAACAAAGAAATGGTATTATACGGAATACTTCTAGTTATGACTTATACTTTAGTACTAGATAATGTGCTTGTTATGGGTAAATCTCAGACTCAGGTTAAGATAGTTTCTAAAGAATACGAAAAAATAAATACTATGATATCAACTGAAATAGATAGAGGTACTACTCTACTTCACGCAGAAACAGGATATATGAAAAATGAATATCCAGTTGTTCTTACTGTTATTTCTAACAGAGAATTACCTGCTTTAAATAGCAAAGTTCTTGAAATAGATCCAAACGCATTTATGATAGTGAGCAAAGTAAATGAAGTTCATGGTAAAGGATTTACATTCAAGAAAGAATATATAGAAAACTAAACAATTCAGGTATATAATAGATTTCATATAATGAATTTTTAATGGCATTTTATCCAATGGGTTTAATGCCATTTTTTTATTTTTGATAGAATAATATTAATTATAAATAGATGATATGCTTATTTATAAATTATTTACATCTTTCTATATAATTATTTTATAATATAATCTTTTTGTATTATAATTTTTTTGAATTTATAGAAAATAGTATAATCAAGTGATATAATTTATAATATAAAGATAAAAAACTAAATATTAAGAGGGAGGGATAAAATTGAAACCTCAACAAAAATTAGCATTGGATTTATTGGAGCCTGGAGAAACCACGCAAGCCTATTTAAATTCAAGTAAAACAATTCCTTCTGGCATTACATCTAAGATGCTTTACAAAGATATCGTAACAATAGCATGGCCTTCTCTTTTAGAACTTATGTTAACTCAGTTGGCGTCTATGGTCGATATGATAATGGTCGGTCGTCTTGGAGCCTCAGCGCTTACCGCTGTTGGACTTACTACTCAACCTAAGTTTCTAATAATATCAATTATAACTTCCATAAATGTCGGTACAACTGCTTTAGTTGCTCGCAGCAAAGGTCAAGGAGATCAAGGAAAAGCCAATCTTGTTTTAAGACAGGCTATTTTAATAAATATCTTTATATCTGTATTAATTTCATTAATAATGTATTCCACAGCAGAGCCTATTATAAAATTCATGGGTGCTACTGATGCCCTTTCACTAAAAGAAGGAACAGAATATTTAAAAATACAAATGCTTGGAATTCTTCCACTAGCTCTTACAGGTACAATTACAGCTGCACTTAGAGGGGCTGGAAATTCTAAAACAGCTATGATTTATAATTTAATAGGAAACTTAGCAAATGTAGTTTTAAATTACGCATTAATCTACGGAAACTTTGGATGCCCAAGATTAGAGGTTGCTGGTGCTTCACTTGCCACAATTTTAGGGCAGTTTGTGGCATTTATTATGGCTTGTATTGCAGTTACAGGACACAGAAATTATGTAAGATTTAGAGTTAAAGATGGTTTAAAACCTAATTTTAAAATGATGGCTGCGATTTCAGATATAGGTGTTCCAGCACTTATTGAACAGTTAGTTATGCGTGTAGGATTTATCGCATTTGCAAAAACAGTAGCATCACTTGGAACATTAGCATTTGCAGTTCATAATGTATGTATGAATATACGGGCACTTTCATTTATGAATGGTCAGGCATTTGCAGTTTCTGCAACTTCTCTAGTTGGTCAAAGCTTAGGTAAAAAAAGAGCCGATATGGCAAATTTATACGCAACACGCTCAAGAAGAATGGGAACTGTAGTTTCTATTATACTTATGATTTTATTCTTTGTATTCCCAAGAGAAATAATATCACTTTACAATCCTGATCCTGAGATAGTAAATCTAGGAGCTAGACTTCTTGTAATGGTGTCTATTATACAAATTCCTCAAGGATCTCAGTTTATCATAAGTGGTATTTTAAGAGGTGCTGGCGATACTAAGGCAACTGCTGTAATAGTAACAGTTACTTCTCTATTCTTAAGACCAATACTTGCAATTGTACTAATTCATGGATTTGGTATGGGACTTGAAGGAGCTTGGATTGCTATTATGGCAGACCAGCTTTTAAGAACATTGTTGGTCTTTATACGATTCAGTAGTGGTAAATGGATTACAAAATTAGATAAATAGATTATAATTAGTGTATGAAATTGTTTTCATAAATAAGTAATTTTAGAAAGGAATTATTTAAAATGTTAATAAGAAATGTAAAAGAATCAGATTTTGAAGAAATATACAGCTTTGTAAAAACTGCCTTTGAAACAGCAAAAAATTCAACTGGAAATGAACGGGAATTTGTTTCTGAAATAAGAAATAAAGATACATATATTCCAGAATGTGAATTTGTCGCTGAAAAAGACGGTAAAATAATAGGACATGTAATACTTTCTAAGCTAGATATTGAAACTGACGATGGTGAAGTTTTCCATGGCGTTAGAGTTGAACAGATTGTCGTTGCTGAGGATGAGAGAGATAATAGACTTGGTGGAATGCTTATCTGCAATGCTTGTATGATGGCTGCAGAACTTGGTTATCCAGGAGCTTTTGTCGTTGGATATCCTGAGTATTTTGGTAAATTTGGATTTATTGAAACTGCTGAGTATGATATAGAGAATGTATCTGGAATAGATGACAAACTTGTACTTGCTTGCCCTACTTGTACTGGGGGATTTAGAGGAATAAAAGGAAAGGTAAATCTATAGTAAATATAAAGGACAAGATAATAACTACTCTTTGCTCCAGTCTTCAGCGCCTCGCATTGTTAGAGTAACACATTTTAGAGTTGCGAGGCGCTTGCAGAATTGTCGCTTTAGAGTAGTTATTAATCTTGTCGGGTATATAAAATTTTTTCTGTAAATAAGCCCTCTATGGCTTAAACTACCGTTAGGTAGTATAATAGACTTAAAATAATTTATGAATAAATGGCTAACGCCCTTTAAAACATAATATTATTTATTTTGTTGCAAGTCAAGAAAACCAGCTAAAAAAGCCGGCTTTCTTGACTTTTTTAATTATTACAATCTATCTTCATACATTATTGAAAGTTCTCCATAAATATATCCCCAGTT harbors:
- a CDS encoding aminopeptidase P family protein — protein: MDIRERLSKLREIMASKNIDAYMVPSADFHQSEYVGEYFKSREFISGFNGSAGTVIVTKDFAGLWTDGRYFIQAEKQLEGTGIELMKMGVEGFPTTTEFLVANLPEGSVLGFDGRVISANEGNELTAVLAEKNVKIEYQYDLIDEIWAERPALSDAKAFALDVKFTGESIASKLTRIREKMAEKGASHHVITTLDDIAWIFNMRGGDVAHSPVVLAYTVITADKVCLFLDETKLPEDLKAIFAAEKIEILPYNDVYEFVKGIPTGEKVLVDGTKLNYAIFNNIVAEKIVDYNPSLFFKACKNETELACTRNAHIKDGVAITKFMYWLKNNVAKGGITELTAQAKIEELRAEQKDFFDTSFGSISAYKEHAAMMHYSSTPETDVELKPEHLYLLDSGGQYLDGTTDITRTFVLGELNDELKLHFTSVVRGMINLSLAKFLYGCHGYNLDILCRGVMWKMGIDYQCGTGHGIGHVLNVHEAPNGFRWRLVPERFDSAVLEEGMITTNEPGVYIEGSHGIRIENEIVCKKAEKNLYGQFMNFEVITFAPIDLDGIDPELMTKEERDYLNWYHGQVFEKIGPHLTEEEREWLKGYTRAI
- a CDS encoding NUDIX hydrolase — translated: MRQKKVKKLTPIRKSKYLSMYEMKYESKDKSEKTWMLATRKSEEELNDMYFGDGNDRDDAVVMVPYHIEEDKLVIIREYRVPLDDYVYSLPAGLIDPGEDIEVCAKRELKEETGLDLVEINKMDSGFGLYPSPGMTDESFSLLYCTCKGEPSNKYLEPTEEIQTLLVDRQQAVEILKSKANMDVKAFLALQIFISVGKDNEN
- a CDS encoding endonuclease/exonuclease/phosphatase family protein, with amino-acid sequence MRKSLKKIAKVIAAVLGTVVIILCAYLGWLTVCDYQPLYKENLMIAHDAGKEKVDLAKTHSITTYNIGFGAYSQDFDFFMDGGTESKAKDRETVMKNIKGSVNELNKIDPDFAFVQEIDIDSSRSRKTDQRVLVAHGLDDEYTNCFAFNYKVPYIIYPFNDMHGKVSAGQGTYSKYKFETAERISLPTDQSWLARLFGLDRCMIVNRVKTTNNKELVLINLHMSAYDKGGEFRQKQLNMLEEILEDEYKKGNYVIAGGDWNHVIPTTDINKFAKTEERPDWYDYIPENFSPKGYRFEVDENVPTNRTAGIPYDKDVNFTAIIDGFIVSDNINVVAKNGSDLQFKYSDHNPTTIEFKLN
- a CDS encoding YitT family protein, with the translated sequence MKENFSWKTIFNIVAILIGNAIYALAVVLFIVPNNLITGGTTGLSLLLYNQFGIPMSGFIFVFNGVMFLIGLFVLGKKFALSTLISTFFYPTAFAFFEKTIGYGGMTSDNLLAVLCAGIMIGVAIGIVIKCGASTGGMDIPPLVINKKVGIPVSVSMYFFDFLILLSQMLFTNKEMVLYGILLVMTYTLVLDNVLVMGKSQTQVKIVSKEYEKINTMISTEIDRGTTLLHAETGYMKNEYPVVLTVISNRELPALNSKVLEIDPNAFMIVSKVNEVHGKGFTFKKEYIEN
- a CDS encoding MATE family efflux transporter, translating into MKPQQKLALDLLEPGETTQAYLNSSKTIPSGITSKMLYKDIVTIAWPSLLELMLTQLASMVDMIMVGRLGASALTAVGLTTQPKFLIISIITSINVGTTALVARSKGQGDQGKANLVLRQAILINIFISVLISLIMYSTAEPIIKFMGATDALSLKEGTEYLKIQMLGILPLALTGTITAALRGAGNSKTAMIYNLIGNLANVVLNYALIYGNFGCPRLEVAGASLATILGQFVAFIMACIAVTGHRNYVRFRVKDGLKPNFKMMAAISDIGVPALIEQLVMRVGFIAFAKTVASLGTLAFAVHNVCMNIRALSFMNGQAFAVSATSLVGQSLGKKRADMANLYATRSRRMGTVVSIILMILFFVFPREIISLYNPDPEIVNLGARLLVMVSIIQIPQGSQFIISGILRGAGDTKATAVIVTVTSLFLRPILAIVLIHGFGMGLEGAWIAIMADQLLRTLLVFIRFSSGKWITKLDK
- a CDS encoding GIY-YIG nuclease family protein, coding for MKIFYTYIIRCKNDTLYTGYTTDIKRRMLEHTDGINCKYTKNYGFKKLEAYFESSSRSSAMKLESYIKKMTRAKKLKIIENPNALVEMFLNDKGERIRVGSMSVDIINNEVYELKKGID
- a CDS encoding acyl-CoA dehydratase activase, translated to MYSIGVDSGSVATKGVLFDGEKIVKKIIVPTGWSPMTTANEVYEKLKEGIPEEEIKKVVGTGYGRGVMDFADKKVTEITCHSKGIHFINNDVRTILDIGGQDSKVINLDADGNVVNFLMNDKCAAGTGRFLEVTSNILGSDITKIDELARGNNPVNISSMCTVFAESEIVSLLAQNVPTGEVAAGILKSIANKSTSMLSRGEIVDKVAFTGGLAKSSELVRMVSEIIGKEIFLAEDTQIIGALGAAVIGFGRR
- a CDS encoding PTS sugar transporter subunit IIB, with product MKIVVACTGGMSTDILVDRMKKEAESRNIACDIQAIHRNKIEEVLSSNNIDLLLLSPQLMGEFERIKAFAPGETKVEMLDMVKFGACDGHATLNFAIDLINE
- a CDS encoding GNAT family N-acetyltransferase, translating into MLIRNVKESDFEEIYSFVKTAFETAKNSTGNEREFVSEIRNKDTYIPECEFVAEKDGKIIGHVILSKLDIETDDGEVFHGVRVEQIVVAEDERDNRLGGMLICNACMMAAELGYPGAFVVGYPEYFGKFGFIETAEYDIENVSGIDDKLVLACPTCTGGFRGIKGKVNL